A region of uncultured Desulfobacter sp. DNA encodes the following proteins:
- a CDS encoding cation:proton antiporter, protein MDIWFVLMELVSVFGMAFILGGLAQKFRQSPIIGYIFAGVAARLLINDTTMISNLAEIGVSLLLFSIGLEFSFKQLKRMGKIAFGGGASQVSLTVGTVCLAGLFFMELPQAFTLGALVALSSTTIVLRVLVDKAQMESIHGRTSLGILLFQDIAIVPLVIMISLFVPRSSGPGLGTHLVHLAAAVSGLVLILYILLYHLVPKLLSSRFVFPNRELTVLFAVATGLGATWAAHTAGISPALGAFVAGMLIGESPFATQVRSDIGSLKILMVTLFFASVGMFIKPLWFITHIHLIFPLALAIFLLKAGIIFGITRFLGVDRRHALATGIVLGQIGEFSFVLASEAMDGGLLNQTSMDYIIAVTILLMLATPYMVTAALPLSDRLINLFFKKNRRLETDDIAFPPDENRKVLVVGLGPAGRRVVTTLKAQGMSPVVIDVNPQGRQFAQQEEVPIFLGDAASEEILHHAGLSRVCLGVVTVPDARIAVEIITHMKRLAPDLPIAARCRYNRHYQDLLQAGATLVVDEEILMGETLGKEITTCLSDDACTLLASRLAGKTTE, encoded by the coding sequence ATGGATATTTGGTTTGTTTTAATGGAATTGGTATCTGTTTTCGGCATGGCATTCATCCTGGGAGGCCTTGCCCAAAAATTCAGACAAAGCCCAATTATCGGCTATATTTTTGCCGGGGTGGCAGCAAGACTCTTGATCAATGACACCACAATGATCAGCAACTTGGCGGAAATCGGCGTCTCCTTGCTGCTGTTTTCCATCGGCCTGGAGTTTTCCTTCAAACAACTTAAACGCATGGGCAAAATCGCCTTTGGAGGCGGGGCTTCCCAGGTGAGCCTCACCGTGGGCACTGTCTGTCTGGCAGGACTGTTTTTTATGGAACTTCCCCAGGCGTTTACACTGGGCGCACTTGTGGCATTAAGTTCCACAACCATTGTCTTAAGAGTACTGGTGGACAAAGCCCAGATGGAATCCATTCACGGCAGGACAAGCCTTGGCATACTTTTGTTCCAGGATATTGCCATTGTCCCGCTGGTCATCATGATCTCCTTATTTGTCCCCCGCAGCAGCGGCCCGGGTCTGGGAACACACCTTGTTCACCTTGCGGCCGCCGTGTCAGGGCTTGTGCTGATACTGTACATCCTGCTGTATCATCTGGTGCCCAAACTGCTTTCGTCCCGATTTGTCTTCCCCAATCGCGAACTGACGGTTTTATTTGCCGTTGCCACGGGGCTTGGTGCCACCTGGGCAGCCCACACGGCCGGAATTTCACCGGCATTAGGCGCCTTTGTAGCGGGAATGCTCATCGGCGAATCCCCCTTTGCCACCCAGGTGAGGTCTGACATTGGATCATTGAAAATTCTGATGGTAACCCTGTTCTTTGCTTCGGTGGGCATGTTTATCAAGCCGCTCTGGTTCATCACCCATATCCATCTTATATTTCCCCTGGCCCTGGCCATCTTTTTACTCAAAGCAGGCATTATTTTCGGCATAACAAGATTTCTTGGCGTGGACCGCCGACATGCTCTGGCCACGGGGATTGTTCTGGGTCAGATTGGAGAATTTTCATTTGTTCTGGCCAGCGAAGCCATGGACGGCGGGCTTTTAAACCAGACATCCATGGACTACATTATCGCCGTGACCATTTTACTTATGCTCGCCACCCCTTACATGGTGACAGCCGCGCTGCCTTTAAGCGACAGGCTCATAAATCTGTTCTTTAAAAAAAATCGCCGACTTGAAACTGATGACATAGCCTTCCCGCCCGATGAAAACCGAAAAGTCCTGGTTGTGGGGCTTGGCCCTGCCGGACGCCGGGTGGTCACAACATTAAAAGCCCAGGGCATGAGTCCTGTTGTCATTGATGTTAACCCCCAGGGGCGACAATTTGCCCAACAGGAAGAGGTCCCGATTTTTTTAGGGGATGCCGCCAGTGAAGAGATACTGCACCATGCAGGCCTAAGCCGGGTGTGTCTGGGGGTAGTGACTGTTCCCGATGCACGGATTGCCGTGGAGATCATCACGCATATGAAGCGACTGGCCCCGGATTTGCCCATAGCCGCCCGATGCCGATATAACAGGCACTACCAGGACCTGTTGCAGGCCGGTGCCACCCTGGTGGTGGATGAGGAGATCCTAATGGGAGAAACCCTTGGCAAAGAGATCACGACATGCCTGTCCGACGACGCATGTACACTGCTGGCCAGTCGCCTGGCAGGCAAAACAACCGAATAA
- a CDS encoding TIGR04211 family SH3 domain-containing protein, whose protein sequence is MRAKYLILTCFFFFSIAAYSYAKDIYVTGVTQITMRTGPGIDHKIVAMVTSGVKLEILEYNDDWSMVRNDAGKTGWVLTRFLTEEVPKALVAERYRQENERLASKLSAAEETAETLNTQNKKLMEIAQKYKQLKDASASYLKLDAEHKSLLEQSREQEKLIQSLKQRIKSEVKLGLLSGAGVFIVGLIFGMSSRRKKRGSLLS, encoded by the coding sequence ATGAGAGCAAAGTATCTGATCTTAACTTGTTTTTTCTTTTTTTCTATAGCCGCTTACAGTTATGCAAAAGATATTTATGTGACCGGGGTAACCCAGATCACCATGCGCACGGGGCCGGGCATTGACCATAAAATCGTGGCCATGGTCACGTCAGGGGTTAAACTTGAGATTCTGGAATATAATGATGACTGGTCCATGGTCAGAAACGATGCAGGAAAAACCGGGTGGGTCCTGACCCGCTTTCTGACGGAGGAAGTACCCAAAGCCCTTGTGGCTGAACGGTATAGACAGGAAAACGAACGGTTGGCGTCAAAGCTTTCCGCCGCAGAAGAAACGGCCGAAACACTGAACACCCAAAATAAAAAACTTATGGAAATTGCCCAGAAATATAAGCAGCTCAAAGATGCGTCTGCAAGTTACCTGAAACTTGATGCCGAGCATAAATCGCTTTTGGAACAGTCCCGGGAACAGGAAAAACTTATTCAAAGCCTTAAACAGAGAATTAAAAGCGAGGTGAAACTCGGACTGCTTTCCGGGGCCGGTGTTTTCATCGTGGGATTGATTTTCGGAATGAGCAGCCGCAGGAAAAAAAGAGGTTCCCTTTTATCCTGA
- a CDS encoding KH domain-containing protein, which yields MKELITLMAKALVDDPEKVDVQEIKAQQTLVLELRVAKEDLGKVIGRKGRTAQAMRTILACASAKEQKRVILEIVE from the coding sequence ATGAAAGAGTTGATTACACTTATGGCGAAAGCGCTGGTTGATGATCCTGAAAAGGTTGACGTACAAGAAATCAAAGCCCAGCAGACCCTTGTGCTGGAACTGCGGGTGGCTAAGGAGGACCTTGGGAAAGTGATCGGCAGAAAAGGCCGCACAGCCCAGGCCATGCGAACCATTCTTGCCTGTGCCTCTGCAAAGGAGCAGAAAAGAGTTATTCTGGAGATCGTCGAATAG
- a CDS encoding extracellular solute-binding protein — translation MGCSSDDSRNVPPPKLPSNAGLAPLVYQKLPDNILWLTNDTDPVFADANAEKGGVLREGIMSFPMTFRVVGPDSNGSFRSAILDNQLSLINIHPVTRQIIPELATHWAYDPDKKTMYFRLDPDALWSDGVPVTARDYLYTLTFMRSEHIVAPWYNDYYTREIESVTAFDDYTIAVKSTKAVPDLYLKLGISPTPEHFFKSLGDDFISRFNWAVVPNTGAYQISEFKKGRFIRFLRKKQWWAKDRQYFKNRFNVDSVLFTVIRDVNMQWEYFKKGRLDTFGMVLPKFWHQKSNTPVINKGYVERIWFFNDLEQPSRGMWLNLDRPIFKDIRVRQAFAHAMNMDKVIRQVLRGDYFRLPQAFYGYGKYTDYSIKPRGYDISKVESLMNQAGWKRGLDGIWAKGDMRFSVTVTYYLEEHMPRLAVLKEEALKAGINLELERLDPTAMFKKTLEKKHDVAWMGWSAGMRPAFWEGWHSANAHKPQTNNITNTDDPELDKLIDQYRDSLDEQERITLSRTIQNKIHDICAYVPSYMVPYVRLACWRWMRLPEFHGTPVSDNLFDPFSSSTGGLFWIDEHIRQNTLAAVKAGRVFAPVTVIDDKYKRKVQPE, via the coding sequence ATGGGCTGTTCATCCGATGACTCCCGGAATGTACCCCCGCCGAAACTGCCTTCCAATGCCGGGCTTGCCCCCCTGGTCTATCAAAAACTGCCGGACAATATCCTGTGGCTCACCAATGATACAGATCCGGTGTTTGCCGATGCCAATGCTGAAAAAGGCGGTGTACTCCGGGAGGGCATTATGAGTTTTCCCATGACCTTCAGGGTGGTGGGGCCGGACTCCAACGGCTCTTTCAGAAGCGCGATTCTGGACAATCAGCTCTCCTTGATAAATATCCATCCGGTTACACGGCAGATTATCCCCGAGCTTGCCACCCACTGGGCCTACGACCCTGATAAAAAAACCATGTACTTCAGGCTGGATCCCGATGCCCTGTGGTCGGACGGGGTACCGGTGACCGCCAGGGACTATCTGTATACCCTGACCTTCATGCGGTCCGAACATATTGTCGCTCCCTGGTATAATGACTACTACACCCGTGAAATTGAATCTGTCACCGCATTTGACGATTACACCATTGCGGTAAAAAGCACCAAGGCCGTACCTGACCTGTACCTGAAACTTGGTATCAGTCCCACGCCCGAACATTTTTTTAAAAGTCTGGGGGATGACTTTATCTCCCGGTTCAACTGGGCTGTTGTGCCAAATACCGGGGCTTACCAGATCAGTGAGTTTAAAAAAGGACGGTTCATCCGTTTTCTTCGTAAAAAACAGTGGTGGGCAAAGGACCGGCAGTATTTTAAAAACCGGTTTAATGTGGATTCAGTTCTGTTCACGGTTATCCGGGATGTGAACATGCAGTGGGAATATTTTAAAAAAGGACGTCTGGATACCTTTGGCATGGTGCTGCCGAAATTCTGGCACCAGAAGTCCAACACCCCGGTTATTAATAAAGGATATGTGGAGCGTATCTGGTTTTTCAATGACCTGGAGCAGCCCTCCCGGGGGATGTGGCTGAACCTGGACCGGCCCATATTCAAGGATATTCGCGTTCGCCAGGCCTTTGCCCATGCCATGAACATGGATAAGGTGATCCGGCAGGTGCTGCGGGGGGATTATTTCCGGCTGCCCCAGGCCTTTTACGGGTATGGAAAGTATACTGATTATTCCATTAAACCCCGGGGATACGATATTTCAAAGGTTGAATCGCTGATGAACCAGGCGGGTTGGAAAAGGGGGCTGGACGGTATCTGGGCCAAAGGAGACATGCGGTTTTCCGTCACCGTGACCTATTATCTTGAAGAGCATATGCCCCGGTTGGCAGTTTTAAAAGAGGAAGCGCTCAAGGCCGGCATTAATCTGGAACTGGAACGACTTGACCCCACGGCCATGTTCAAGAAAACCCTGGAGAAAAAACATGATGTGGCCTGGATGGGGTGGAGTGCCGGCATGCGGCCCGCCTTCTGGGAGGGGTGGCACTCGGCCAACGCCCATAAACCCCAGACCAACAACATCACCAATACCGATGACCCTGAGTTGGATAAACTCATTGACCAGTACCGGGACAGTCTGGATGAACAGGAGCGTATCACGTTGTCCAGAACCATTCAAAATAAGATCCATGATATCTGTGCCTATGTACCTTCATATATGGTGCCCTATGTCCGGCTGGCCTGCTGGCGGTGGATGCGGCTGCCTGAATTTCACGGCACCCCTGTGTCCGATAATCTGTTTGATCCGTTCTCCTCTTCCACGGGCGGGCTTTTCTGGATTGATGAGCACATTCGCCAAAATACCCTTGCCGCGGTGAAAGCGGGCCGGGTGTTTGCCCCTGTCACCGTCATTGACGATAAATATAAACGAAAGGTTCAGCCTGAATGA
- the nadB gene encoding L-aspartate oxidase yields the protein MIETDFLVIGSGVAGLSYALKVAQFGRVAIITKKKIYKTNTALAQGGVACVISKTDSFEKHVADTLASGDGLCNEEVVRMVVENGPERIRELVDLGARFNLDGDDKYGFSLGREGGHSENRIVHARDLTGKEIEDVLVKNVENHENITILENHIAVNLITYSTSIRSGLVRTQHENICCGAYVLDNDTGKVETVAAKVTLLATGGGSKVYLYTSNPDIATGDGIAMAYRAGATVANMEFVQFHPTCLFHPEAKNFLISEAVRGEGAHLIDAQGNRFMGKYSPDLELACRDVVARAIDNELKKTGADSVFLDITHMDADFLRNRFPNIHSKCLEYGIDITKQPIPVVPAAHYMCGGVATDLNGRSDIQCLYAVGETACTGLHGANRLASNSLLEAVVYADKAAKSSVKEFEQVCKKSTIELDPWDETNTLDSDEAIMVTHNWEEIRRLMWNYVGIVRSDKRLHRAQRRIEMIQHEIEEYYWDFKITADLIELRNLATVAELIIKSALMRKESRGLHYNLWYPDKDDANCLAPTLVHKTF from the coding sequence ATGATTGAAACCGATTTTCTGGTTATAGGCAGTGGTGTTGCCGGACTAAGCTATGCACTGAAGGTTGCACAGTTTGGCCGGGTGGCCATCATCACCAAGAAAAAAATTTATAAGACCAATACAGCGCTTGCCCAGGGCGGTGTAGCCTGCGTAATCAGCAAGACAGACTCCTTTGAAAAGCATGTGGCAGATACTCTGGCGTCAGGGGACGGGCTTTGTAACGAAGAAGTGGTGCGCATGGTGGTGGAAAACGGACCGGAAAGGATCAGGGAGTTGGTGGATTTAGGGGCCCGGTTCAATCTGGACGGCGACGATAAGTATGGTTTTTCCCTGGGCCGGGAGGGGGGGCACTCCGAAAACAGAATCGTCCATGCCCGGGATCTCACCGGTAAAGAGATTGAGGATGTCCTGGTCAAAAACGTTGAGAACCATGAAAATATAACCATTCTGGAAAACCATATCGCCGTTAACCTGATTACCTATTCCACAAGTATCCGCAGCGGTCTTGTCAGAACCCAGCATGAAAATATCTGTTGCGGGGCCTATGTCCTGGATAACGATACCGGAAAGGTGGAAACTGTTGCTGCAAAGGTGACTCTGCTGGCCACAGGCGGCGGTTCAAAGGTCTATCTGTATACGTCCAACCCCGACATTGCCACAGGGGACGGTATTGCCATGGCATACCGTGCCGGGGCCACCGTGGCAAACATGGAGTTTGTTCAGTTCCATCCCACCTGCCTGTTTCATCCCGAAGCCAAGAATTTTCTGATTTCCGAGGCCGTAAGGGGGGAGGGCGCCCATCTCATCGATGCACAGGGCAACCGGTTCATGGGGAAATATTCGCCGGACCTGGAGCTTGCCTGCCGGGACGTTGTGGCCCGGGCCATTGACAATGAACTGAAAAAAACCGGTGCCGACTCCGTATTTCTGGATATCACCCACATGGATGCAGATTTCTTACGAAACCGGTTTCCCAATATTCATTCCAAATGTCTGGAGTATGGCATTGACATCACCAAGCAGCCCATCCCGGTGGTTCCGGCAGCCCATTATATGTGCGGAGGCGTGGCCACAGATCTAAACGGGCGTTCCGACATCCAATGTCTTTATGCCGTGGGTGAAACTGCATGCACCGGCCTTCACGGGGCCAATCGTCTGGCCTCAAATTCCCTTCTCGAAGCTGTGGTCTATGCTGATAAAGCGGCTAAGTCCTCGGTTAAGGAATTTGAACAGGTCTGCAAAAAATCCACTATTGAACTGGATCCCTGGGATGAGACCAACACCCTGGACAGCGATGAAGCCATTATGGTGACCCACAACTGGGAGGAGATCCGGCGTCTGATGTGGAACTATGTAGGTATTGTCCGATCGGACAAGCGCCTTCACCGTGCCCAGCGCCGTATTGAGATGATCCAGCATGAAATTGAAGAGTACTACTGGGATTTTAAAATCACGGCGGATCTCATTGAATTGCGCAACCTTGCCACGGTGGCGGAGCTGATTATCAAGTCTGCGTTAATGCGCAAGGAGAGCCGCGGGTTGCACTACAATTTGTGGTACCCGGACAAGGATGATGCCAATTGTCTGGCCCCCACCCTGGTCCACAAGACATTCTGA
- a CDS encoding lactate utilization protein yields MENPIDNYWKLKLESVKQRLEGNRFEVYIADSSEEAKNIALKTIIPPLGAKTLSWGGSVSFVSTGLFHALKDNPDFEVINTFDQSLSPEQKFELRRRSLMADLFITGTNAITEEGQLVNLDMIGNRVAAIMWGPKTVLLIVGRNKICPNIEDAMCRVKNYAAPVNCMKLDKKTPCAKAGFCHDCSSPDRICNYWTITEKSFEKGRIKIILVNEALGF; encoded by the coding sequence ATGGAAAATCCAATAGATAATTACTGGAAGCTCAAGCTGGAATCAGTAAAGCAACGTCTTGAAGGCAACAGGTTTGAGGTTTATATCGCCGATTCTTCTGAAGAGGCCAAAAATATCGCCTTGAAGACCATTATCCCTCCTCTTGGGGCGAAAACCCTTTCCTGGGGCGGGTCTGTATCCTTTGTGTCCACGGGTCTTTTCCATGCCCTCAAGGACAACCCCGATTTTGAGGTGATAAACACCTTTGATCAAAGCCTGTCCCCGGAGCAAAAGTTTGAACTGAGAAGACGTTCCCTCATGGCGGACCTGTTTATCACCGGGACCAACGCCATTACCGAAGAGGGGCAGCTGGTCAACCTGGATATGATCGGCAACCGGGTGGCGGCCATCATGTGGGGACCTAAAACCGTGCTGCTCATCGTGGGGCGTAACAAGATCTGCCCTAATATCGAGGACGCCATGTGCCGGGTCAAAAATTATGCGGCGCCTGTGAACTGCATGAAGCTTGACAAGAAAACACCCTGTGCCAAAGCAGGTTTTTGCCACGATTGTTCAAGCCCGGACAGAATCTGTAATTATTGGACCATTACAGAGAAATCCTTTGAGAAGGGACGCATAAAGATCATACTCGTCAACGAGGCGCTCGGCTTTTAG
- a CDS encoding ABC transporter ATP-binding protein yields the protein MNQPDHLPLLAVKHLGVAFRTDQGQVLAVDDVSFELAPGQVLGIAGESGCGKSVTALSLMRLLPKPVSKIIAGEILFKGQNLLDLPINAMRKIRGKKISMIFQEPMTALNPVHTIGRQVAEIYSLHFPGMDARQRDRASLQMIEKVGIPDAPQVMKKYPHQLSGGMRQRVMISMALACEPDILIADEPTTALDVTVQAQIMDLIFQFRDKTGMAVILITHDLGLIAENCDRVVVMYAGTVAEIASVKHLFRQPFHPYTQGLLKSIPSLAQTAKQHLPTIPGNVPALTEMPTGCRFAKRCKKVMIKCENHRPGLMQICCNHYAACHLAHGGEKKLNFNK from the coding sequence ATGAATCAACCGGATCATCTGCCGCTTTTAGCCGTCAAACATCTTGGGGTCGCATTTCGGACCGACCAGGGGCAGGTCCTTGCCGTGGATGATGTCAGTTTTGAACTTGCCCCGGGCCAGGTCCTGGGCATTGCCGGGGAGTCCGGGTGCGGCAAGAGTGTGACCGCCTTGAGTCTGATGCGGCTTTTGCCGAAGCCTGTGTCAAAAATCATTGCCGGAGAAATCCTGTTTAAAGGACAAAATCTGCTTGATCTTCCCATTAATGCCATGCGTAAAATCCGGGGTAAAAAAATTTCCATGATTTTCCAGGAACCCATGACCGCATTAAACCCGGTCCATACCATAGGACGGCAGGTTGCAGAAATTTATTCTCTGCATTTCCCCGGCATGGATGCCCGCCAAAGAGACCGGGCGTCCCTGCAGATGATTGAAAAAGTAGGGATACCCGATGCCCCCCAGGTGATGAAAAAGTATCCCCATCAGTTGTCCGGCGGGATGCGTCAACGGGTGATGATAAGCATGGCCCTGGCCTGTGAACCGGATATTCTCATTGCCGATGAACCGACCACGGCCCTGGATGTGACAGTGCAGGCCCAGATCATGGATCTTATTTTTCAGTTCCGGGACAAAACCGGTATGGCTGTCATTTTGATCACCCATGATCTTGGACTGATCGCAGAGAACTGTGACAGGGTTGTTGTCATGTATGCGGGCACCGTGGCGGAAATCGCTTCTGTGAAGCATTTGTTTCGGCAACCGTTTCACCCTTATACCCAGGGACTTTTGAAGTCCATCCCATCCCTTGCGCAAACGGCGAAACAACACCTTCCCACCATCCCCGGCAATGTGCCTGCTTTGACTGAAATGCCTACCGGGTGTCGATTTGCCAAACGGTGCAAAAAAGTAATGATAAAGTGCGAAAACCACCGCCCCGGACTGATGCAGATTTGCTGTAACCATTATGCTGCGTGCCACTTGGCCCATGGCGGCGAAAAAAAATTAAATTTTAATAAATAA
- the dinB gene encoding DNA polymerase IV has translation MILHVDMDAFFASVEQRDNPGLRGKPVIVAGHSGRSVVSAASYEARKFGIHSAMPVFQARQLCPHIIIQPGSREKYARDSRKIMTILRQFSPLVEPVSIDEAFLDIAGCEKLIGSAEQAAQKIKTEIFNHLALTCSVGGAPVRFLAKIASDMNKPDGLTIIHPEAMPKTIETLPISKVPGVGARALEQMKNLHIETLGDVAKFDLALLKNKFGSFGQRLFQLARGIDPTPIEPERPRKSISGEVTLSQDISDPREVKSLLLAQAHRVGNELRAYNQRCRKVSIKLKFSDFSQITRSKTLDTWISSSNALFDQAVSLYDNLTITKKIRLVGVGVSEFQDRQTPVQLSLFTDKNQTNNRQWEIVDQAMDSVLAKFGPNALNKANLNNYKTSTKYIGDQKVNPFYAVEVTITGRVQGVCFRHETHREAQTRGLSGYVRNMPDGSVQALFQGEQGNVQQMLAWCRKGATFSEVKDVSTRTVPVDPALTDFKIRY, from the coding sequence ATGATCCTCCATGTGGACATGGATGCCTTTTTTGCATCAGTGGAACAGCGGGACAACCCGGGCCTTCGGGGTAAACCCGTTATCGTGGCAGGTCATTCCGGCCGAAGTGTCGTATCAGCAGCCAGTTACGAGGCACGCAAATTCGGCATCCATTCAGCCATGCCCGTATTCCAGGCCAGACAGCTTTGCCCCCATATCATTATCCAGCCGGGCAGCCGGGAAAAATATGCCCGGGATTCAAGAAAAATCATGACGATCCTGAGACAGTTTTCCCCTTTGGTGGAACCGGTTTCCATTGATGAAGCTTTTTTGGACATCGCCGGGTGTGAAAAATTGATCGGATCAGCTGAACAAGCCGCCCAAAAAATTAAAACTGAAATTTTCAATCACCTGGCCCTGACCTGTTCTGTGGGCGGGGCACCGGTCCGGTTCCTGGCAAAAATCGCATCGGATATGAACAAGCCCGACGGGCTGACCATTATCCATCCCGAGGCCATGCCGAAAACCATTGAAACCCTTCCCATCAGCAAGGTGCCCGGGGTGGGTGCAAGGGCCCTGGAGCAGATGAAAAATCTTCATATTGAAACCCTGGGCGATGTGGCAAAGTTCGATCTGGCCCTGTTAAAAAATAAATTCGGCAGTTTCGGACAAAGGCTGTTCCAACTGGCCCGGGGCATTGATCCCACCCCCATCGAACCGGAAAGACCCCGCAAATCCATATCCGGCGAGGTGACCTTGTCCCAGGACATTTCCGATCCCCGGGAAGTGAAATCTTTGCTTCTTGCCCAGGCCCACAGGGTGGGAAATGAACTGCGGGCCTATAATCAAAGATGCAGAAAGGTCAGCATTAAGCTGAAATTTTCCGACTTTTCCCAGATTACCCGTAGCAAAACCCTTGACACATGGATCTCATCATCCAATGCTCTTTTTGACCAGGCCGTATCACTATATGACAACTTGACTATTACAAAAAAAATTCGCCTGGTGGGTGTCGGAGTATCTGAATTCCAGGACCGTCAAACGCCCGTGCAACTGTCTTTGTTCACCGATAAAAACCAGACAAATAACAGGCAATGGGAAATTGTGGACCAGGCCATGGATTCGGTGCTTGCCAAATTCGGTCCCAATGCCCTGAATAAGGCGAATCTGAATAATTATAAAACTTCAACAAAATACATAGGAGACCAAAAAGTGAATCCGTTTTATGCTGTGGAAGTAACCATTACAGGCAGGGTTCAGGGTGTATGTTTCAGGCATGAAACCCACCGGGAGGCCCAGACCAGAGGATTATCAGGCTATGTCAGAAATATGCCCGACGGATCGGTCCAGGCCCTGTTCCAGGGTGAACAGGGCAATGTTCAACAGATGCTGGCCTGGTGCCGAAAGGGTGCCACCTTTTCAGAGGTCAAGGATGTGAGCACCCGAACGGTTCCAGTGGATCCGGCATTGACAGATTTTAAGATCCGGTATTAA
- a CDS encoding multidrug effflux MFS transporter translates to MKTNTLKMMCLLALLAAFPPLSTDMYLPALPLLQKIWQRPMSVVNLTLSGFFIGFCVSMLLYGPLSDKYGRKPLLMAGIIIYIIASFVSGFVDDIYQLIVLRVLQGVGASSGVVISMAITKDLYEGQQRQRILAYMAVIMALAPMLAPVIGGVIMTWLSWNWVFFAQAAMGIIALGGVLWLKETVQAPENVSIFQTMGLYLKLFGNLRYIGLVLLFSIIVLPHFSFIGSASTIYISRFGTSEQVFSYFFAFNAGAIMAGSFICTRIQRRMASQKIVTIGFAGILIAGLLMHADLVPGPWGLALPMAMASFFFGLSRPPSNHLVLQQVDQGAGTASSLMIFLYFIVAAFAMWFISLDWADTIHVIARLAIFSGLFVLAVWIPMVKKLNLNADR, encoded by the coding sequence ATGAAGACCAATACATTAAAAATGATGTGCCTTCTGGCGCTTCTGGCGGCTTTTCCTCCGTTATCAACGGATATGTATCTTCCGGCGTTACCTTTGCTGCAAAAGATCTGGCAGCGGCCTATGTCCGTGGTGAACCTCACCCTGAGCGGATTTTTCATCGGATTCTGCGTCAGTATGCTGCTGTACGGGCCCTTGTCAGATAAATACGGCCGAAAACCTTTGCTTATGGCGGGAATCATAATCTATATAATCGCAAGCTTTGTGAGCGGGTTTGTGGACGATATTTACCAGCTCATCGTCCTGAGAGTTCTCCAGGGTGTCGGGGCATCATCGGGCGTGGTGATCTCCATGGCCATTACCAAGGACCTGTATGAAGGCCAGCAAAGACAACGCATCCTTGCCTATATGGCAGTGATCATGGCCCTGGCACCCATGCTGGCACCGGTGATTGGCGGGGTGATCATGACCTGGCTCTCCTGGAACTGGGTGTTTTTTGCCCAGGCTGCCATGGGGATCATTGCATTGGGCGGCGTACTCTGGTTAAAGGAGACTGTGCAGGCCCCCGAGAATGTGAGCATTTTTCAGACCATGGGACTGTATCTGAAATTGTTTGGCAATCTACGGTATATCGGGCTGGTTCTGCTTTTTTCGATTATTGTCCTGCCCCATTTCTCTTTTATCGGATCGGCGTCAACCATTTACATTTCCCGTTTTGGTACTTCGGAACAGGTGTTCAGTTATTTTTTCGCATTCAATGCCGGCGCCATCATGGCTGGATCTTTTATATGCACCAGGATTCAAAGACGCATGGCTTCCCAGAAAATTGTGACCATCGGCTTTGCCGGGATACTGATCGCAGGGCTGTTAATGCATGCCGACCTTGTTCCAGGTCCCTGGGGACTTGCCCTGCCCATGGCCATGGCCTCTTTTTTCTTTGGGTTAAGCCGGCCTCCAAGCAATCACCTGGTCCTTCAGCAGGTTGACCAGGGGGCGGGCACAGCCTCGTCCCTGATGATTTTTCTCTATTTTATTGTGGCGGCATTTGCCATGTGGTTTATCTCCCTGGACTGGGCCGACACGATCCACGTGATTGCCCGTCTGGCTATTTTTTCCGGTCTTTTTGTTCTGGCTGTCTGGATACCCATGGTGAAAAAACTCAATCTGAATGCCGACAGATAG
- a CDS encoding DUF3124 domain-containing protein, protein MNYPNLLIGLLLGGLVLCTANTAFSQEKLTRSRGQKVYVPAYSHIYTGNRQTHSLLTVTLSIRNTEMDHGIEIVSVDYYDTKGMLLKNYLPAPISLRPLESIRYVVDYDDTAGGSGANFIVEWKSENPVNPPILETIMIGSRSSFTSRGQALIPLP, encoded by the coding sequence GTGAATTACCCGAATTTACTGATTGGATTGTTATTGGGCGGACTCGTATTGTGTACAGCAAATACTGCGTTTAGTCAGGAAAAATTAACCCGTTCAAGGGGGCAAAAGGTGTATGTCCCGGCATATTCACATATTTACACGGGCAACAGGCAGACCCATTCGCTTCTAACCGTAACGTTGAGTATTCGCAATACAGAGATGGACCACGGCATTGAGATCGTATCTGTGGACTACTACGACACCAAAGGCATGCTATTAAAAAATTACCTTCCCGCACCCATTTCCCTCAGACCCCTTGAATCCATTCGCTATGTCGTGGACTATGACGATACGGCCGGAGGATCCGGGGCTAATTTCATTGTTGAATGGAAATCAGAAAATCCAGTGAATCCCCCGATTCTGGAAACCATAATGATCGGTTCAAGATCCTCTTTTACGTCCCGGGGTCAGGCTCTTATCCCCTTGCCATGA